In one Thermaerobacter sp. PB12/4term genomic region, the following are encoded:
- a CDS encoding GntR family transcriptional regulator, producing MRGPRGRATLYIEIMEFLRRRIREGHLRPGDRIPSERELAEQFGASRMTVRHALDQLAWEGVIRREQGRGSFVAEPKIPLGLQFLTSFSEDMRRRGLEPSSRLLSVAVVEADDAVAAQLALAVDRRVTSLRRVRYANGEPLSIEHVQVPYRLLPDLAEHVRERFRGQRATAFSLYERFDRVGIVLQRARQTIEAAVATAEQARWLQVREGSALLLLTRVSFDTTGRPVELVRSWYRGDRYRYETELIRPPTAAEVLPAAAGGEPEQP from the coding sequence ATGCGGGGACCCCGTGGGCGGGCCACCCTCTACATCGAGATCATGGAGTTCCTGCGGCGGCGGATCCGGGAGGGGCACCTCCGCCCCGGCGACCGGATTCCCTCCGAGCGCGAGCTGGCCGAGCAGTTTGGCGCGAGCCGTATGACGGTGCGTCACGCCTTGGACCAGCTGGCGTGGGAAGGGGTGATTCGCCGGGAGCAGGGGCGGGGAAGTTTCGTTGCCGAACCCAAGATTCCCCTGGGGCTGCAGTTCCTGACCAGCTTCTCGGAAGACATGCGCCGGCGGGGGCTTGAACCTTCGTCCCGCCTGCTGTCCGTGGCGGTGGTCGAGGCCGACGATGCCGTGGCCGCCCAGCTGGCGCTGGCGGTGGACCGGCGGGTCACCTCCCTGCGCCGCGTGCGCTATGCCAACGGCGAACCTCTTTCCATCGAGCATGTGCAGGTTCCCTACCGGCTCCTGCCCGACCTGGCCGAGCATGTCCGCGAGCGGTTCCGGGGGCAGCGAGCGACCGCCTTTTCCCTGTACGAGCGTTTCGACCGCGTGGGCATTGTCCTGCAACGGGCCCGGCAGACCATCGAAGCCGCCGTGGCCACGGCCGAACAGGCCCGCTGGCTCCAGGTGCGGGAAGGGAGCGCCCTGCTGCTGCTCACGCGGGTGAGTTTTGACACCACGGGTCGTCCGGTCGAACTGGTCCGTTCCTGGTACCGGGGGGATCGCTACCGCTATGAAACGGAGTTGATTCGGCCTCCCACCGCGGCCGAGGTCCTCCCCGCAGCGGCTGGGGGTGAACCGGAACAACCTTGA
- the nagA gene encoding N-acetylglucosamine-6-phosphate deacetylase yields MASMDMTHPLREAAEGFTLRSRRIVVPGGILDGYVRVAGGRIVEVGAGEPPAAAGGMVTRLGDAWLLPGMIDLHIHGLGGWDTYDLRPEAARHLGLLLAATGTTAYWPTLATAEWDAMEAACAFWGGFVREEWAGGGDGRGAGGAPGGASGAGGAGRAGGAGLAGSTGRTGGASGAGDPAGSAGPAGPAGHPAWGAGARPLGLHLEGPFLNPRKPGAMRPEWMVPPDAGRLQLLLDRARGTVRRVTLAPELPRALDLVRHLRRLGVVVAAGHSEASYGEAVAAFHAGVTLGNHIFNAMPPLHHREPGLLGAVMDLPFDGELIADGVHVHPAAMRLLWRLKGTSRLAVISDAVAAALLPPGRYDLRAFVAEVRPDGTSRLADGTLAGSTATMLTCLRVLVEQVGVPWPEAARMTAAVPARIAGVGERKGAIVPGLDADLFALDEQWRVVATWVEGVPVHTPERPLVVADLINRALAVQ; encoded by the coding sequence ATGGCCAGCATGGACATGACGCATCCTCTCCGGGAAGCAGCGGAAGGGTTTACCCTTCGGAGCCGTCGCATCGTGGTGCCCGGGGGCATCCTCGACGGTTACGTGCGGGTTGCCGGGGGGCGCATTGTAGAGGTGGGCGCGGGTGAGCCACCGGCCGCGGCCGGCGGTATGGTGACCCGCCTGGGGGATGCCTGGCTGCTGCCCGGAATGATCGACCTCCACATCCACGGCCTGGGCGGCTGGGACACCTACGATCTGCGGCCTGAAGCGGCCCGCCACCTGGGGCTCCTGCTGGCGGCGACCGGAACCACGGCGTACTGGCCCACCCTGGCCACGGCGGAATGGGACGCGATGGAGGCGGCCTGTGCCTTCTGGGGCGGGTTCGTCCGGGAGGAATGGGCCGGAGGCGGCGATGGGCGCGGTGCGGGCGGTGCGCCGGGTGGTGCAAGCGGTGCGGGCGGTGCGGGTCGCGCCGGTGGTGCGGGGCTTGCGGGCAGTACGGGCCGGACGGGTGGTGCGAGCGGTGCGGGCGACCCGGCCGGCTCGGCCGGTCCGGCGGGCCCGGCCGGCCACCCGGCCTGGGGGGCGGGAGCGCGGCCCCTGGGCCTTCACCTGGAGGGTCCCTTCCTCAACCCCCGCAAGCCCGGTGCCATGCGCCCCGAGTGGATGGTCCCGCCCGATGCCGGCCGGTTGCAGCTCCTTCTGGACCGTGCCCGGGGAACGGTGCGGCGGGTCACCCTGGCCCCCGAGCTGCCGCGGGCGCTGGACCTGGTCCGGCACCTGCGCCGGCTGGGCGTCGTGGTGGCCGCCGGCCACAGCGAGGCCAGCTATGGTGAGGCGGTGGCGGCCTTTCACGCCGGGGTCACCCTGGGCAACCATATCTTCAACGCCATGCCGCCCCTCCATCACCGGGAGCCGGGCCTGCTGGGGGCGGTGATGGACCTGCCCTTCGACGGCGAGCTCATCGCCGACGGGGTCCACGTGCACCCGGCCGCCATGCGGCTGCTGTGGCGGCTGAAGGGGACCAGCCGGCTGGCGGTCATCAGCGATGCGGTGGCAGCCGCCCTGCTGCCGCCCGGGCGTTACGATCTGCGCGCCTTCGTGGCGGAAGTGCGCCCCGATGGAACCAGCCGGCTGGCCGACGGGACCCTGGCGGGCAGCACGGCCACCATGCTCACCTGCCTGCGGGTGCTGGTCGAACAGGTGGGGGTGCCCTGGCCCGAAGCCGCCCGGATGACGGCCGCGGTGCCGGCGCGCATCGCGGGAGTGGGGGAGCGGAAGGGTGCCATCGTGCCGGGACTGGACGCCGACCTCTTCGCCCTGGACGAGCAATGGCGAGTCGTGGCAACCTGGGTGGAAGGGGTACCCGTCCACACGCCGGAGCGGCCCCTGGTGGTCGCAGACCTCATCAACCGCGCCCTGGCGGTACAGTGA
- a CDS encoding glucosamine-6-phosphate deaminase yields MPPRIRIAESYEAMSAAAAEAVARRLAARPSLRMLLPTGHTPLGMYRRLVEITRHEGLRWDRAQVFLLDEYLGLGPEDPGSFRRYMAEHLLRHLNPAPAVDSLNGRAADPGAECARYEQALAAAGLDLVVLGIGRNGHIGFNEPGSPFTSRTRVVTLTADTRRANAPDFGGDPEAVPPQALTVGIGTILEGKEIFVLAAGAAKAPAVERAIQGPLDPAVPASALQRHPRVTWFLDREAAAGLDPELVPAGVGGGGSGAWPGGEGRNRGGAGRD; encoded by the coding sequence ATGCCACCCCGCATCCGCATCGCCGAGTCCTACGAAGCCATGAGCGCGGCCGCGGCGGAGGCCGTCGCCCGCAGGCTGGCCGCCCGGCCCAGCCTGCGCATGCTCCTGCCTACAGGGCATACTCCCCTGGGCATGTACCGCCGCCTGGTCGAGATCACCCGCCACGAAGGGCTGCGCTGGGACCGGGCGCAGGTCTTCCTCCTTGACGAGTATCTGGGACTGGGCCCTGAGGATCCCGGCTCCTTCCGCCGTTACATGGCGGAACACCTGCTGCGGCACCTGAACCCGGCCCCGGCAGTGGACAGCCTGAACGGCCGGGCCGCCGATCCCGGGGCGGAGTGCGCCCGGTACGAGCAGGCCCTGGCAGCGGCAGGCCTGGACCTTGTGGTCCTGGGGATCGGGCGCAACGGCCACATCGGCTTCAACGAGCCCGGCTCGCCTTTCACCTCCCGCACCCGGGTGGTGACCCTGACCGCCGATACCCGGCGGGCCAACGCCCCCGATTTCGGGGGTGACCCCGAGGCGGTTCCTCCCCAGGCCCTCACCGTGGGCATCGGCACCATCCTCGAAGGCAAGGAGATCTTCGTCCTGGCCGCCGGGGCTGCCAAGGCCCCGGCGGTGGAACGGGCCATCCAGGGGCCCCTGGATCCCGCCGTACCGGCTTCGGCCCTGCAGCGCCATCCCCGGGTCACCTGGTTCCTCGACCGGGAAGCCGCCGCCGGGCTGGATCCCGAGCTGGTACCTGCCGGGGTGGGGGGCGGCGGGTCCGGGGCATGGCCCGGCGGCGAGGGGCGGAACCGCGGGGGCGCGGGCCGTGACTAG
- a CDS encoding HAD-IIB family hydrolase: protein MTSPPGGPGRRYRLLALDLDGTVLDPRGLITPRVRQAVARARAAGIRVVLATGRVLPSAWVYARQLGLEGPLVVSDGAVLAALGDPGDGGTAAVDAGVAPRRAPGPVAGRAAGTTAGVAGGTIPGSTAGSTSGTASAEAGAAAAGSGLPRRGPWTVLDVQPFPRDLAEAVTAELVAAGCPVVVQFPQFLASSRRPPVGTLIRSLAVPYLRHYWVLRRYVVVHPGAELARFVARAPEPPVKISALGQGAVLRPLEERILQRYGRALRLTHSGPGSFDLLPPGTHKAAGLQRLAARLGIGREQVVAVGDNDNDCEMLRWAGLGVAMGNADPAVRECAGRVTASNAEDGVARLIEEVLLGGGPGA from the coding sequence GTGACTAGCCCGCCCGGCGGCCCCGGGCGGCGGTACCGGCTGCTGGCCCTTGACCTGGACGGCACGGTCCTGGATCCCCGGGGGCTCATCACGCCGCGCGTCCGCCAGGCGGTGGCCCGCGCCCGGGCGGCGGGCATCCGGGTGGTGCTGGCCACGGGCCGGGTTCTTCCCTCGGCGTGGGTTTATGCGCGGCAGCTGGGGCTCGAGGGGCCGCTGGTGGTAAGCGACGGGGCCGTCCTGGCGGCCCTGGGCGATCCCGGGGACGGCGGCACCGCCGCCGTGGATGCCGGCGTGGCGCCCCGGCGGGCCCCAGGCCCGGTGGCCGGGCGGGCCGCGGGCACGACCGCCGGGGTGGCGGGAGGAACGATCCCCGGCAGCACCGCCGGCAGCACCTCCGGCACCGCGTCGGCAGAGGCCGGGGCCGCGGCGGCCGGTTCCGGGCTGCCGCGCCGGGGCCCGTGGACGGTCCTGGATGTCCAGCCGTTTCCCCGCGATCTGGCCGAGGCGGTGACCGCCGAGCTGGTGGCGGCCGGCTGCCCGGTGGTGGTCCAGTTCCCCCAGTTTCTGGCCAGCAGCCGGCGCCCGCCGGTGGGAACGCTGATCCGGTCCCTGGCCGTACCCTACCTGCGGCACTACTGGGTGCTGCGCCGGTACGTGGTCGTCCATCCCGGGGCCGAGCTGGCCCGGTTCGTAGCCCGGGCCCCTGAGCCGCCCGTCAAGATCTCGGCCTTGGGGCAGGGGGCGGTCCTGCGTCCTCTGGAGGAGCGGATCCTCCAGCGCTACGGTCGAGCCCTGCGGCTGACCCACTCGGGACCCGGCAGCTTCGACCTCTTGCCGCCGGGCACCCACAAGGCCGCCGGGCTGCAGCGGCTGGCGGCCCGCCTGGGCATCGGCCGGGAGCAGGTGGTGGCCGTGGGGGACAACGACAACGATTGCGAGATGCTGCGCTGGGCCGGGCTGGGGGTTGCCATGGGCAACGCGGATCCCGCGGTTCGGGAATGTGCAGGCCGGGTCACCGCGTCCAACGCCGAGGATGGGGTGGCGCGGCTGATCGAAGAGGTGCTGCTGGGGGGTGGCCCGGGGGCCTAG
- a CDS encoding proline dehydrogenase family protein, with protein MAEPHWSRQLIFSVAGNPAVTRFVTRYGMRLGASRFVAGEDLDSALTVARQLNQEGFPLAIQFLGEHVARAEAAAEAVEEYLRLLAALEERGIDAYISIKPSQMGLEVDEELAYANCRRILERTAAAGRFVRIEMEDSPYTEKTLRLYRRLREHFGTQDVGIVLQAYLYRSARDLEDLADLHPNIRFVKGAYNEPASVAYPDKADVDRNYRQLVQRHLERGDYAAIATHDDALIEDLLRFTEERGIPRDRFEFQMLYGIRPQLQRQMRDRGYRMRVYIPYGRDWYGYFVRRLAERPANVGFVLRNLIRG; from the coding sequence GTGGCCGAACCCCACTGGAGCCGCCAGCTGATCTTCTCCGTGGCGGGGAACCCCGCCGTGACCCGTTTCGTCACCCGCTACGGCATGCGCCTGGGCGCGTCCCGGTTCGTCGCGGGGGAAGACCTGGATTCCGCCCTGACCGTGGCCCGCCAGCTGAACCAGGAAGGGTTTCCGCTGGCCATCCAGTTCCTCGGCGAGCACGTGGCCCGGGCGGAAGCCGCCGCCGAGGCGGTGGAGGAGTACCTGAGGCTGCTGGCCGCGTTGGAAGAACGCGGCATCGACGCCTACATCTCCATCAAGCCCAGCCAGATGGGCCTCGAGGTGGACGAGGAGCTTGCCTATGCCAACTGCCGCCGCATCCTGGAGCGGACGGCGGCGGCGGGCCGGTTCGTGCGCATCGAGATGGAGGACTCGCCCTACACCGAGAAGACCCTCCGGCTGTACCGCCGGCTCCGGGAGCACTTCGGTACCCAGGACGTGGGGATCGTCCTGCAGGCCTACCTCTACCGATCGGCCAGGGACCTGGAGGACCTGGCCGATCTGCACCCCAACATCCGCTTCGTCAAAGGGGCGTACAACGAGCCGGCGTCGGTGGCCTATCCCGACAAGGCCGACGTAGACCGCAACTACCGGCAGCTGGTGCAGCGCCACCTGGAGCGGGGCGACTACGCCGCCATCGCCACCCACGACGACGCGCTGATCGAGGACCTGTTGCGGTTTACCGAAGAACGCGGCATCCCCCGCGACCGCTTCGAGTTCCAGATGCTTTATGGCATACGGCCCCAGCTGCAGCGACAGATGCGGGACCGAGGCTACCGGATGCGGGTCTACATCCCCTACGGGCGGGACTGGTACGGGTACTTCGTCCGCCGCCTGGCCGAGCGGCCGGCCAACGTGGGGTTCGTGCTGCGGAACCTGATCCGCGGGTAG
- the hisIE gene encoding bifunctional phosphoribosyl-AMP cyclohydrolase/phosphoribosyl-ATP diphosphatase HisIE, with amino-acid sequence MRLEKRQVGSVADSEHLPEDGERLVEGWEPLLDPGHPLLESVCFDERGLVPVVVQDAERGDVLMLAYANREALARTLAEGRAWFFSRSRQRLWLKGETSGHTLRVREARIDCDGDAVLYRVEPAGPACHTGERSCFYRTATIPAGSPATPARTGSPATPSPTGTQAVAARTEARTGAPEGPIARELSRLEAVIRERVRERPAGSYTTQLLEAGLPRILQKVGEEAVETVVAGGHQDGHRLVEEAADLLYHLTVLLVVRNAGWDAVAAELGRRAAAR; translated from the coding sequence GTGCGTCTCGAGAAACGGCAGGTGGGCAGCGTGGCGGACAGCGAGCACCTTCCGGAAGATGGCGAGCGCCTTGTAGAGGGCTGGGAGCCCCTTCTTGACCCCGGGCACCCCCTTCTTGAATCCGTGTGCTTTGACGAGCGGGGGCTCGTGCCTGTGGTGGTCCAGGATGCGGAGCGGGGCGACGTGCTGATGCTGGCCTACGCCAACCGCGAGGCCCTGGCCCGCACCCTGGCCGAGGGCCGGGCGTGGTTCTTCAGCCGGTCCAGGCAGCGCCTCTGGCTCAAGGGCGAGACGTCGGGCCACACCCTCCGGGTGCGGGAAGCCCGCATCGATTGCGACGGCGACGCCGTCCTCTACCGGGTCGAACCGGCCGGTCCCGCCTGCCACACCGGCGAGCGCAGCTGCTTCTACCGCACGGCCACCATCCCGGCCGGCAGCCCTGCGACCCCGGCTCGCACCGGGTCTCCGGCAACCCCGTCTCCCACGGGGACCCAGGCCGTCGCGGCTCGAACCGAGGCCCGCACCGGAGCGCCGGAGGGGCCCATCGCCCGCGAGCTCTCGCGCCTTGAAGCCGTGATCCGGGAGCGGGTCCGGGAGCGGCCGGCGGGATCCTACACCACCCAACTGCTGGAAGCCGGCCTGCCCCGTATCCTGCAGAAGGTCGGCGAGGAGGCCGTGGAGACGGTGGTAGCCGGCGGGCACCAGGACGGCCACCGGCTGGTGGAAGAGGCGGCCGATCTCCTCTACCACCTGACGGTCCTCCTGGTGGTGCGGAACGCGGGCTGGGATGCCGTGGCCGCGGAGCTGGGCCGCCGGGCCGCGGCCAGGTGA
- the hisF gene encoding imidazole glycerol phosphate synthase subunit HisF — protein MLTRRIIPCLDVDGGRVVKGIHFQGLRDAGDPVELARRYDREGADELVFLDISATVQGRETLLEVVRRVAAEVFIPLTVGGGVRDSEQIARLLAAGADKVAINSAAVARPELVAEAAERFGRQCIVVAIDAGRNPAAPSPDAGAGTPPAPRWLVYTHGGRRPTNLDAVEWARHAAQLGAGEILLTSIDADGTRDGFDLELTRAVADAVPVPVIASGGAGRPEHFVEVLVRGGADAALAASIFHWQQVSIAEVKALLAARGVPVRL, from the coding sequence ATGCTGACCCGGCGCATCATCCCCTGCCTGGACGTGGACGGCGGGCGGGTGGTCAAGGGAATCCACTTCCAGGGCCTCCGGGATGCGGGGGACCCGGTGGAACTGGCACGCCGCTACGACCGGGAGGGTGCGGACGAGCTAGTCTTCCTGGACATCAGCGCCACCGTCCAGGGCCGCGAGACGTTGCTGGAAGTGGTCCGCCGGGTGGCGGCGGAGGTGTTCATCCCCTTAACGGTGGGCGGCGGGGTGCGGGATAGCGAGCAGATCGCCCGCCTGCTGGCGGCAGGCGCCGACAAGGTGGCCATCAACAGCGCCGCGGTGGCCCGGCCCGAGCTGGTGGCCGAGGCGGCGGAACGCTTTGGCCGCCAGTGCATCGTGGTAGCCATCGACGCGGGGAGAAACCCCGCCGCCCCCAGCCCGGACGCGGGTGCCGGAACCCCGCCCGCACCCCGCTGGCTGGTCTACACCCACGGCGGCCGCCGCCCCACGAACCTGGACGCGGTGGAGTGGGCGCGCCACGCCGCCCAGCTGGGAGCCGGCGAGATCCTGCTGACCAGCATCGACGCCGACGGCACCCGGGACGGGTTCGACCTGGAACTGACCCGGGCGGTGGCGGATGCCGTGCCCGTGCCGGTGATCGCGTCGGGCGGTGCCGGGCGACCCGAACACTTTGTGGAGGTGCTGGTCCGGGGCGGGGCCGATGCTGCCCTGGCGGCGTCCATCTTCCACTGGCAGCAGGTGAGCATCGCGGAGGTCAAGGCTTTGCTGGCGGCCCGGGGCGTCCCGGTGCGCCTCTAG
- the hisA gene encoding 1-(5-phosphoribosyl)-5-[(5-phosphoribosylamino)methylideneamino]imidazole-4-carboxamide isomerase, which yields MLVIPALDLRGGRLVRLWQGDYQRETVYGDDPVAAARAFAAAGAPRLHVVDLDGARQGRPVHQALIRQLVRAVPVPVQVGGGIRDAATAAAYLEDGAAAVIFGTVAVRQPEVVARVAARYPGRVLASLDLKEGRAAVDGWTAAGEPPAALLERLRAAGVTEVIVTDTGRDGTLAGVDPAVFAPFLRAGFRVIAAGGVRDVHDVVRLQHAGLAGVIAGRALYEGTLDLAAALAAVREAGKAPGLLPGGTPVHEAGQEPGPAPGRDEGRSTRPAPGHGPGDTPRQAAGRGPGDTPHQGLGRNPGEASPEPPGPGGGTPC from the coding sequence GTGCTTGTGATCCCAGCCCTTGACCTGCGGGGTGGCCGCCTGGTCCGCCTGTGGCAGGGCGACTACCAGCGGGAGACGGTCTACGGCGACGACCCGGTGGCCGCCGCCCGGGCTTTCGCCGCCGCGGGGGCGCCGCGGCTCCACGTGGTCGACCTGGACGGGGCGCGGCAGGGGCGGCCTGTCCACCAGGCGCTGATCCGGCAGCTGGTGCGGGCGGTGCCCGTGCCGGTGCAGGTGGGCGGCGGCATTCGCGACGCGGCCACCGCCGCGGCCTATCTGGAAGACGGCGCCGCCGCGGTGATCTTCGGCACCGTGGCGGTCCGGCAGCCCGAGGTGGTGGCCCGGGTGGCCGCCCGCTACCCGGGCCGGGTGCTGGCCAGCCTGGACCTCAAGGAGGGGCGGGCGGCGGTGGACGGCTGGACCGCGGCGGGCGAGCCCCCGGCGGCGCTGCTGGAGCGCCTCAGGGCCGCCGGGGTGACGGAGGTCATCGTCACCGACACCGGCCGCGACGGCACCCTGGCCGGGGTCGACCCGGCGGTGTTCGCGCCGTTCCTGCGTGCCGGCTTTCGCGTGATCGCCGCGGGCGGCGTGCGGGATGTGCACGACGTGGTCCGGCTGCAGCACGCCGGTCTGGCGGGGGTCATCGCCGGGCGTGCCCTGTACGAGGGCACCCTGGATCTGGCGGCGGCCCTAGCGGCCGTGCGGGAAGCGGGCAAGGCCCCCGGCCTTCTTCCCGGCGGGACCCCGGTTCATGAGGCAGGCCAGGAACCCGGCCCGGCCCCGGGCCGGGACGAAGGGCGGAGCACCCGCCCGGCCCCGGGCCATGGCCCAGGAGACACCCCGCGGCAGGCCGCGGGCCGGGGCCCAGGCGACACCCCACACCAGGGGCTCGGCCGCAACCCAGGGGAGGCATCCCCCGAGCCACCGGGCCCGGGAGGTGGCACTCCATGCTGA
- a CDS encoding imidazole glycerol phosphate synthase subunit HisH, whose product MAQPYVAMVDYGTGNVHSLGKALERAGCRTRLTADPDELARAAGVVLPGVGAFGPARRRLEALGLIPVLQERVAAGRPLLGICLGMQLLFEGSREDGCWPGLGLLPGWVEPFSDRRAVAGVAAAPGEAAAARDQAAPGDGAAAGGGAEASGPEAVRGAPGDRLAFKSPLKVPHMGWNRVAVPPGSRLLAGLGDTFYAYFVHSYRVPWPPAGSPVPASSPPPPAVASGPSGSAGLSPLSPAAGRRLAAGSSAAPAPASAALLLARADYGGPFVAAVEAGPVLGTQFHPEKSGPAGLRILRNFGAMCGACDPSP is encoded by the coding sequence ATGGCGCAGCCGTACGTGGCCATGGTCGACTACGGAACGGGCAACGTCCACAGCCTGGGCAAGGCCCTGGAGCGGGCCGGCTGCCGGACCCGCCTCACCGCGGACCCGGACGAACTGGCCCGGGCGGCCGGGGTGGTCCTGCCGGGGGTTGGGGCCTTCGGCCCCGCCCGGCGGCGGCTGGAGGCCCTGGGACTCATCCCCGTGCTGCAGGAGCGGGTGGCGGCGGGGCGGCCGCTGCTCGGCATCTGCCTGGGCATGCAGCTTCTCTTTGAGGGCAGTCGGGAGGACGGCTGCTGGCCCGGCCTCGGCCTGCTGCCCGGCTGGGTCGAACCCTTTTCGGACCGCCGGGCGGTGGCCGGGGTTGCAGCGGCGCCGGGGGAAGCGGCGGCCGCCAGGGACCAGGCGGCGCCTGGGGACGGCGCGGCAGCCGGGGGCGGAGCGGAGGCCAGCGGCCCGGAAGCGGTGAGGGGAGCGCCGGGTGACCGCCTGGCATTCAAATCCCCCCTCAAGGTGCCCCACATGGGCTGGAACCGGGTCGCCGTCCCGCCGGGCAGCCGCCTGCTGGCGGGCCTGGGCGACACCTTCTACGCCTACTTCGTCCACTCGTACCGGGTGCCATGGCCGCCGGCGGGCTCGCCCGTGCCGGCCTCCTCTCCCCCACCCCCGGCGGTGGCATCCGGGCCGTCGGGATCGGCCGGTCTCTCCCCGCTCTCCCCGGCGGCAGGCCGGCGCCTGGCAGCAGGGTCTTCCGCCGCGCCGGCACCGGCTTCCGCCGCCCTGCTGCTGGCCCGGGCGGACTACGGCGGCCCCTTCGTGGCGGCGGTTGAGGCCGGCCCGGTACTGGGCACCCAGTTCCACCCGGAGAAGAGCGGGCCCGCCGGCCTGCGCATCCTGCGGAACTTTGGAGCGATGTGCGGTGCTTGTGATCCCAGCCCTTGA
- a CDS encoding imidazoleglycerol-phosphate dehydratase, whose product MGGRRALVERSTRETAIRCRIDLDGTDPRPAARIETGIPFFDHLLTAWSVHGGFGLDLLARGDLEVEGHHTVEDTGICLGRALREAAAGYGTVARFGTAYVPMDEALARVVVDASGRPYLVWVVEVPPRSFGAFHTELAEEFWRAVAVEARLTLHVDLLRVRNAHHGLEAIWKAAGRALAQALAPRPGGPLSTKGVLE is encoded by the coding sequence CTGGGCGGGCGGCGGGCCCTGGTGGAGCGGTCCACGCGGGAGACCGCCATTCGCTGCCGGATCGACCTGGACGGGACGGACCCGCGCCCGGCCGCCCGGATCGAAACGGGGATCCCCTTTTTCGACCACCTGCTCACGGCCTGGTCCGTGCACGGGGGCTTCGGCCTGGATCTGCTGGCCCGGGGCGACCTGGAGGTGGAAGGCCACCACACGGTGGAAGACACGGGCATCTGCCTGGGCCGGGCCCTCCGCGAGGCGGCCGCCGGTTACGGCACCGTGGCCCGCTTCGGTACGGCCTACGTGCCCATGGACGAGGCCCTGGCCCGGGTGGTGGTCGACGCCAGCGGCCGCCCCTATCTGGTCTGGGTGGTGGAGGTGCCGCCCCGCAGCTTCGGCGCCTTCCACACCGAGCTGGCCGAGGAGTTCTGGCGGGCGGTGGCCGTGGAGGCGCGCCTGACCCTGCACGTCGACCTGCTGCGGGTCCGCAACGCCCACCACGGGCTGGAGGCGATCTGGAAGGCCGCCGGCCGGGCCCTGGCCCAGGCCCTCGCCCCGCGGCCGGGGGGCCCCCTCTCCACCAAAGGCGTGCTGGAGTAG